From the Scylla paramamosain isolate STU-SP2022 unplaced genomic scaffold, ASM3559412v1 Contig161, whole genome shotgun sequence genome, one window contains:
- the LOC135099634 gene encoding uncharacterized protein LOC135099634, with product MNSTELAHRKTKTVTAATTTTATASTATKSPTVQRILDLLNEMESTSQLEYSSLQKFHLCPLCLATLKENGLSHDHLAQENITLTELIKELEDKLKLSKIEIKDVTRQNSELHALITEYKVTPSEEKDKDGTSSCENSEAKCTDTKGKLLGQVATLTSEVSRLESECSSLQVQLDCERDKYNKLLGESLAHEKLSEDVITEPKGDYITIYQLQRGVMKQQARERQLDLASLHHE from the exons ATGAATTCTACAGAACTTGCCCATAGAAAGaccaaaactgttactgctgccactaccaccactgccaccgcttCCACTGCCACCAAAAGCCCAACTGTGCAAAGAATCCTGGACCTCCTcaatgaaatggagtccaccagTCAGCTGGAGTACTCTAGCCTCCAAAAGTTCCATCTGTGTCCATTGTGTTTGG ccacttTGAAAGAGAATGGCCTGAGCCACGACCACCTTGCTCAAGAAAATATCACGTTGACAGAGCTGATTAAAGAACTAGAAGATAAGCTCAAACTTTCAAAG atagaaatcaaagacgtcacaagacagaatagtgagctgcatgcacttatcacagagtataaagtcactccctcagaggaaaaagacaaggatggcacctcttcatgtgagaactcagaagctaaat gtacagataccaaggggaaattgctgggtcaagtggctacactgacatctgaggttagcaggttggagagtgagtgcagcagtcttcaggttcagctagactgtgagagggataagtataacaaactgctgggagaatctcttgctcatgaaaagttgtctgaagatgtcataactgaaccaaaag gtgactacatcaccatctaccAGTTGCAGCGAGGAGTGATGAAGCAGCAAGCTCGAGAACGCCAGTTAGACCTTGCCAGCCTccatcatgaatga
- the LOC135099633 gene encoding uncharacterized protein LOC135099633, protein MVMFVASPASESVLGQRGHLRLVKELHLLQLHQLAVILDVGIVGSKTHQIVHLWESNKKLELTEKPEKGLHLKKHKNQEITSLNEMTTNLKQEALQKEREITVLWEKTESLSGQLVTVHNHSHFEENGLSHDHLAQENITLTELIKELEDKLKLSKIEIKDVTRQNSELHALITEYKVTPSEEKDKDGTSSCENSEAKCTDTKGNCWVKWLH, encoded by the exons GTGATGTTCGTGGCCTCCCCAGCTTCAGAATCGGTCCTTGGGCAGCGTGGACATCTCAGACTCGTGAAGGAACTGCATCTCCTGCAGCTCCATCAGCTTGCCGTGATCCTTGATGTGGGCATAGTTGGCAGCAAGACACATCAGATAGTGCACCTGTGGGag aGCAATAAGAAATTAGAATTGACTGAGAAACCAGAAAAGGGACTGCACTTGAAAaagcacaagaaccaagaaattacatcattaaatgaaatgacaacaaatctaaa GCAGGAGGCGTTGCAGAAAGAGCGCGAGATCACTGTGTTGTGGGAGAAGACAGAGTCCCTTAGTGGTCAGCTGGTGACGgtccacaaccacagccacttTGAAGAGAATGGCCTGAGCCACGACCACCTTGCTCAAGAAAATATCACGTTGACAGAGCTGATTAAAGAACTAGAAGATAAGCTCAAACTTTCAAAG atagaaatcaaagacgtcacaagacagaatagtgagctgcatgcacttatcacagagtataaagtcactccctcagaggaaaaagacaaggatggcacctcttcatgtgagaactcagaagctaaat gtacagataccaagggaaattgctgggtcaagtggctacactga